A portion of the Streptomyces sp. YPW6 genome contains these proteins:
- a CDS encoding DUF3151 domain-containing protein, producing the protein MSIHENLLGGPAPTHLPDDPEPRELLAAGTPPAEVAAKYPTSSLAWAQLADEAFEAGRVVESYAYARTGYHRGLDSLRRAGWKGHGPVPFEHEPNRGFLRALHALARAAGAIGETAEHERCTTFLRDSSPTAADILG; encoded by the coding sequence ATGTCCATCCACGAGAACCTGCTCGGGGGCCCCGCCCCGACCCACCTCCCCGACGACCCCGAGCCGCGCGAGCTGCTCGCCGCCGGCACCCCGCCCGCCGAGGTCGCCGCGAAGTACCCGACCTCCTCGCTCGCCTGGGCGCAGCTCGCCGACGAGGCGTTCGAGGCCGGCCGGGTCGTCGAGTCGTACGCGTACGCCCGTACCGGCTACCACCGCGGCCTCGACTCCCTGCGCCGGGCCGGCTGGAAGGGCCACGGGCCCGTCCCGTTCGAGCACGAGCCGAACCGCGGCTTCCTGCGCGCCCTGCACGCCCTGGCCAGGGCCGCGGGCGCGATCGGGGAGACCGCGGAGCACGAGCGCTGCACGACGTTCCTGCGCGACTCCTCGCCGACCGCCGCCGACATCCTGGGCTGA
- a CDS encoding DHA2 family efflux MFS transporter permease subunit, with protein MAAAASAPGEIRVASPVGRWVVLTTVLGSGMAMLDSTVINVALPRIGEDLGTGLAALQWTVNAYMLTLAGLILLGGALGDRYGRRRVFVVGVVWFATASLLCGIAPNSGVLIAARALQGVGGALLTPGSLALIQASFHPDDRARAVGLWSGFGGVGAAVGPFVGGWLVDGPGWRWVFLLNLPLAAICVPVALRHVPESRDPAAHGRFDVLGAVLGALALAGVTYALIEAPEQGASPRVIGSALGGLLLGAAFVRVERRRADPMLPPSIFRSRLFTSVNLVTFCVYAALGGFFFLSAIQLQVVAGYSALGAGTALLPTTVLMLLFSATSGELGRRIGPRIPLTVGPLLAAAGMLLMLRVGPGSASVGGYVTEVLPAVLVLGTGLVVVVAPLTATVLAAVDEGRAGLASGINNAAARAAGLIAVASLPLLAGMGPEAYRDAGEFAAAFRRAMPMCAGLLAVGAVLAWWTVRTPAATAAVRDERPECAVHCGVTAPPLEPEHREGRGRAQSRGEVPPGRDGRHT; from the coding sequence ATGGCTGCTGCTGCCTCCGCCCCCGGAGAGATCCGGGTCGCCTCGCCCGTCGGGCGCTGGGTCGTGCTGACCACCGTGCTCGGGTCCGGCATGGCGATGCTCGACTCCACGGTCATCAACGTCGCCCTGCCCCGCATCGGGGAGGACCTCGGCACCGGTCTGGCCGCCCTCCAGTGGACCGTCAACGCCTACATGCTCACGCTCGCCGGGCTGATCCTGCTCGGCGGGGCGCTGGGGGACCGGTACGGGCGGCGGCGGGTCTTCGTCGTCGGCGTCGTGTGGTTCGCGACGGCCTCCCTGCTCTGCGGGATCGCGCCGAACTCGGGCGTCCTCATCGCCGCCCGAGCACTTCAGGGCGTCGGCGGGGCGCTGCTCACGCCCGGGTCCCTCGCGCTCATCCAGGCCAGCTTCCATCCGGACGACCGGGCGCGGGCCGTGGGCCTCTGGTCCGGGTTCGGCGGGGTCGGGGCGGCCGTGGGGCCGTTCGTCGGCGGGTGGCTCGTGGACGGGCCCGGCTGGCGGTGGGTGTTCCTGCTGAACCTGCCGCTCGCCGCGATCTGCGTACCCGTCGCGCTCCGCCACGTACCGGAGTCGCGTGATCCGGCGGCGCACGGCCGGTTCGACGTGCTGGGGGCCGTCCTCGGGGCGCTGGCCCTCGCCGGGGTGACGTACGCGCTGATCGAGGCGCCGGAGCAGGGCGCTTCGCCGCGCGTGATCGGGTCGGCCCTCGGCGGACTGCTGCTGGGGGCCGCGTTCGTGCGGGTCGAGCGGCGGCGGGCCGACCCCATGCTGCCGCCGTCGATCTTCCGCTCCCGGCTGTTCACCTCGGTCAATCTGGTGACCTTCTGCGTCTACGCGGCCCTCGGCGGGTTCTTCTTCCTCTCCGCGATCCAGCTCCAGGTCGTCGCCGGGTACTCGGCGCTGGGGGCCGGGACCGCGCTGCTGCCCACCACCGTGCTGATGCTGCTCTTCTCCGCCACGTCCGGTGAGCTGGGGCGGCGCATCGGGCCCCGCATCCCGCTCACCGTCGGCCCCCTGCTGGCCGCCGCCGGGATGCTCCTGATGCTGCGGGTGGGGCCGGGCAGCGCCTCCGTCGGCGGGTACGTCACCGAGGTGCTGCCCGCCGTCCTGGTGCTCGGCACCGGCCTCGTCGTGGTCGTCGCGCCGCTCACCGCGACCGTCCTGGCCGCCGTGGACGAAGGGCGCGCCGGTCTCGCCAGCGGCATCAACAACGCCGCCGCCCGTGCCGCCGGGCTCATCGCCGTGGCCTCCCTGCCGCTGCTCGCCGGAATGGGGCCCGAGGCGTACCGGGACGCGGGAGAGTTCGCCGCGGCGTTCCGGCGGGCGATGCCGATGTGCGCGGGGCTGCTGGCCGTCGGCGCGGTCCTCGCCTGGTGGACGGTGCGCACCCCGGCCGCCACCGCCGCCGTCCGCGACGAGCGGCCCGAGTGCGCGGTGCACTGCGGGGTCACCGCCCCGCCGCTGGAGCCGGAGCACCGGGAGGGCCGGGGCCGCGCGCAGAGCCGGGGCGAGGTCCCGCCCGGACGTGACGGCAGGCACACTTGA